The sequence atctttttctcactaactgaggtatagagagagaaagagcgtcgctgagacgtaacattttaaattttggtgGCAGCGGTGGGATTGCCAAAAGGACTAACAAGGATCTTCCCGAGGGAAAAAGTCTCGAAATTAAtccttttcttctaaaaagaaaataatttatatacatatttttaacttaaagatcaatatttatataactgaaATTCACCTAAGATTCGTCGCTGTACAGCGAGGCATAGTATTGTCGCTGACGAAGAGTGTGGCAACAAATACTATTGCTGCTGAAAGCGTGGCAACAAAACAATTGTCGCTGACGAAGAGTGTGGCAACAGTTGTATATGTCGCTGCCGGAAAAGGTGTGGCGTAGTATTGTCGCTGACGAAGAGTGTGGCAACAAATGCTATCGCTGCCGGAAAAGGTGTGGCGTAGTATTGTCGCTGACGAAGAGTGTGGCAACAAATACTATCGCTGCCGAAAAAGTGTGGCAACGAACAATTGTCGCTGACGAGGAGTGTGGCAACAGTTGTAATCGTCGCTGCCGGAAAACGCGGCAACGAACTGTGTTGAATTTCTGACatatttcaatctttataCAGATGCCCAAAAAGGGTGGATGTCGAGTTCAAATTAAAAGGATTAACTTCCAGATTAAAGAAGCACTTCTTTCTTCCCAAGACCCTCTTCCTCATCTTACGAAATTGCAAAacctataaaatttatgaattatttgatccaaaataaataaatttaacaacgtAAGAAAAATCTAAACCTTGAATCATATTCTTTGAatcaaaacatatacatacatccaTTATAGTAACCTAAATAATTAACCATGCCTAATACACGATCCCAATGTTCTAACACTCCTTCTGAGACTAACGAAATTTTAACACAATCAGATTTAGAAATcctcaatcaaaaattaaatgaaaaagaaaagatgctTAAAGAACATGccaaaatgttacaaataaaaCAGGATGAATTGAAAAACTTACAACGCGAAATTGAACAAAGTAGAAATGCTAATTCCGATAACAATCAACACgagtcaataataaaaaatctaaatgaaCAAATCTCTGCTTTAGTTTCATTGCCTGAACAAATGGAACAATTAAATCAACGTATTAACGACATTCAATTTTCTAATCCACCTCACAATcaacaaacaaattataattccgATTACTATTCCGCTCAAAATTTTCCTCGCAGGTCTAGCCCTGCAGATACAGCCTCCCCGATTCGCCTTAAAGATGTAGTTGATTCTATTCCTAAATATGATGGACacaaaatttctgttttttatttcagcaaAATGTGTGAACGAGCCCTCGAATTAATTCCTGGTTATCATGAATATCATTtagtacaattaataattaataaattacaggGACACGCTTACGCTGCTATAGAAGGTACGGAATATCATACTGTTTTCGaattaacaagaaaattaaaaagaatttttggcCCTAACAAATCCGTAGACCAATATCGCGGAGaattagcaaatatttatatgaaacctaacgaaaatatatttgattatatagaaAGAGTAAAGGAATTACGCGCAGCTATAATTGATGGGGAAACTAATGCCGGTGGATATATAGACGAAATTACAAAAGATAGTATTGAGCGTAGCGTAACTACAAGTTTTATTAACGGTCTCCCTTCCGATCTTTTAATCAGAGTTAAATTAGAAGGATCTTATACATTCGATGGAGCTCTAGAATCGGCAATACAACTTTCAAAAACTTTAGAAGCAGAAAACGCGCGTAAACGGACCGTACCACTTTCTAAACCTAACTTTTCCCCTCGCGctgatttcttaaataaatcggGCCCTCCCCAAACAAGTAATTTACCGCAATATAATGAAACACAACATCCTCGAAATAATACAACTCCTTTTATAAAACCACTCATTCCCGGAATACCTGGACCTAATTATCCTATCGGAAAAACATGTCGTTATTGCAAAAATCCCGGACATCTTATAGACGAATGTCGCAAACTCGCGTACAGGCGATCTACTGAAAATAATCCATCTACTTCGTATTCCAATAACCATAATAATAATCCGGGAAACGCACAGAGCGTTCCGGTAATAAACGGCGTCCGCCGGAACGACATTCAGACGGGGCGCCCTTCCCTTCCACAACAAGCGCCTGTGACTATGGCATTACCTCAAAACCAAACTCTGATTCCGTCACCCGCATCGAAcgagtagaaaataaaataaaatctagtaGTTTACCCTCTGTTATTCTTTCGTCtccagatttaaatattaaatgttcttTCATGATTGACTCAGGCTCTGGAGTTAATCTCATAAAACAGcgctttattaatgaaaatataatcttggATAAAAGTGAAACCTTAATTCTTCAAGGTATATCTTCTGAACCTATCTGTACTGTAGGTTCCGTCATCATACATTTACTCAATCTACCCACCTATTTCCATGTAGTTCCCGACACAGTTGGTTTTCCTCAAGATGGTATTTTAGGAAATATGTTTCTAAAAGAACGAATGGCTagtatagattataaaaataaatgcttgcATTACGATAACTCTAGTATTCCTTTTTcagaaacaatttatattcatattggtAAACGATCTGTATCtccattttatatcaatattactaATCCTGAAAAACAATATGGATATATACCACGTTATACACCAGccgaaaatgtttatttcggAGAAGCAATCGTCACGAACATTAAAGGCAAAGCTTATTTACCTATTTTAATACCACTGAATGtgaatacgatataaaaattccttCTATCGAGTTACTAGACTTTGATCTTGCGGATACGTTTGAAGGATCCACGATCCGAGACGGTGTCGTTGAAGCCCGAGGGAATGAAACGACCAACGATCCTCTTATCAAAAACTCAActctcgatattaataaagaaaataattctaaatacatCACTGCAACCTTAGGGCATACAGTGATCAATACAAACTCActtaattctgaaaataattatatcgccaCAGCCTTAGGGACCTTAGCgatctataataatcttaattcttCTATTGATAACcctttatattatgaaagaaataataataatattgcccCTGTTAATTTTCTCGACAAGGAAGCCCCCCCTTGCGATCGCGCATCTGCTGTCATGCAGCTTTTACGATTGGAACATTTGAACTCCGAGGAGTCAGACAATGTTAAATCGTTGATTATTAATCATTCCGATAGATTTCATCTTCCAGACGACAGTCTTGGAGCCACTAATGCTACGCAACATTCTATACCCACAACCGACGAAATCCCTATCCATACGAAACAATACCGATTTCCCCCTGTCCACAAAgacgaaattaataaacaagttaacgaattattattcaatgacTTAATCGAATATTCTACTTCTCCCTATAATTCTCCTGTGTGAATAGTGCCAAAGAAACCTGATTCTCAAGGTAATAAGCGATGGCGAATGGTCATCGATTATCGCAGCCTTAACGAAAAAACTATAGGAGATGCTTATCCTCTTCCAAATATAACTGATATTCTCGATCAATTAGGATCtgccaaatatttttctgtcctCGACTTAGCTTCTGGTTTCCAACAAATTCCTATGGCATCTAAGGACGCCCCAAAAACCGCATTTTCAACTCCATATGgtcattatcaatttaaaagaatgcCATTTGGTTTAAAAAACGCTCCTGCAACCTTTCAACGATTAATGGATAATGTCCTTTCCGGGTTGCAAGGTAACGAATTATTCGTTTATATGGATGATATAGTCATCTATGCTAGATCTTTAAAGGAACAtgaagttaaatttaataaattaatggaaagattaagaaaagcaaatttaaaactaCAGCCGGATAAATGCGAATTTCTTCGCCATGAAGTAGCCTATCTCGGTCATATAATCGGAGCTGACGGAGTTAAACCTGatcctaataaaataaaatcaatatccgAATTTCCTATAcctaaaaatgagaaaaacattaaacaatttttgggATTAGCAGGTTATTACAGACGATTTATTCCACAATTTTCTAAGACTGCCAAGCCATTAACCgatttgttaaagaaaaacaatacatttaattgGCAACAACGTCAAACAgaagcatttaatattttaagaaacgcATTATGTTCTGAACCGGTACTTCAATATCCTGATTTTACTAAACCCTTTGTTTTAACGACCGATGCATCCGGATATGCTATTGGAGGAGTACTCAGTCAGGGACAAATCGGAAAAGATTTACCTATCGCTTATACATCTCGCGTGTTAAATACCGcagaacaaaattattccaCTATTGAGAAAGAATGtttagcaataatttattgtattaatcacTTTCGACCCTATCTATATGgtaaaaaattcacaattgTAACTGATCATAAACCTTTAGTTTGGCTCCATTCAATTAAAGACCCCTCTTCAAGATTATGGAAATGGAGAACAAAATTAGCAGAATACGAATAcgaaatacaatataagaagggaagtttgaataataatgcagACGCCTTATCCCGAAACCCACCTATAAACTGCATCCTACCCTTATTTACCGCTAATCCGGTAGACGAATCATCAAACGAATcaacattttcttttgaacGTAGACCTAGAAGGCCTATCTCAGACAGAGAAATGTCCTCTTCACCAATTGATTTTTCCCCGTATAATCAACAATTAGAAGATAATCAATCCGCATCTGAACAACCTAATATAAcaatagaagaatattttagcGATGACGACGAAATGGAtagattaattgcaaattcagATGAAGATAGTAATCAATACGAAGAGATaattgaccttaacgatgaaCCTCAAAACACAGACCGAATCATTATAACCGAAAACCGCGATAGCTTATTGAAACAATCAGATAaccatgtaatttttatttatttaaatggaacTCCTTTTGATAATGGCGCTAAGGAATATCAAGAAGCAAATTTATTACCTAATTATCAAGATCTTATGTATGAAAGGGCTaatgtaaaatctttaaatcacggtaaattaatatcacttccaataaaacataataatcggacaaatatagaaattcaaactttaaaaaattgcatacgcTCTCTTTTAGATGTAATAATGGAATTACAATTAACTTCCTTCAGTATTAGTAAAACTGATAATTTCGATGATTTACCCTGGCATTATATAATAGGCCAGATTCAAGGATATTTAAGAGACTTACCAGTCCACATTACTGTTTGCAAAAACCTTGTCCGAACTCCACCTTTCGAACAACGAGAAGctcttataaatgaaaatcattCTTCAGCTCACGGTGGTCATAAAGGCATTACTAAAACATATAATCGATTAAGACCTCACTATTACtggaaaaacatgaaaaaagacattcaaaatttcattcaaaGATGTCGTCAAtgtcaattaaagaaattaacaagaataaaaacaaaacaaccCATGGTGATTACAGACACACCTGGTTCTGCATTTGATAAAGTTTCTCTTGATATAGTAGGCCCTCTTCCAATCACAAATACCGGTAACCAATATATTTTGACTATGCAAGATTTATTAACTAAATATTCAGTAGCCGTACCATTAAGAGAAGCAACTTCTTTAGCCATAGCCGATGCtcttactaaaaattttatttgtatttatggCACTCCCAAAGCTATTCTTACTGATCAAGGAACTAATTTCCTCTCCGCCTTAATGCGTAacttaacaaaaaagtttaatatccaACATTTTAAAACTACTGCTTATCATCCACAATCCAACGGTTCAATTGAGAGATCACATCACGTACTAACCGAATATCTAAAAACCCAagtcgaaaaagaaaaggaatgggataattatattaatatggcaATGTTCTCATATAATACCAGCGTTCACGAAGGTACTAAATTTTCAccatttgaattaatttttggtcGTATAGCACGATTACCCTCCGCTCACACACCAATAGACGAGAATCTAGAGATAacttatcaacaatatttaactgatttatttaataaaatcaacgaTATACAGGAAGAAGCACGTAAAAATCTTATagcagcaaaagaaaaaagtaaatattattatgatcgaaaaattaatccgCAAAATTTTCGCGTAGgatcatatgtatttttattaaaagaacccGCAAGAGGGAAATTCTCTGATCAGTATACGGGCCCTCATCAAGTTATAGAAATCTTACctcaatataatgttaaaattttaataaagaataaaccTCGAATTGTACACATCAATAAACTAAAACTCGCTCACGTTGAGCCAGGATGAAACaatgtgaatattatttttggttACAGATGCGTTGGCATCGCcaacgaattattttattattatttcaggaCAAAAGCATCATTCCTCTTTAACCGCACACCATCATCTGTGCTTTGCTTATTGTGCTAAAGTCCTGGGTTATCTTAAGATGGATAACaactctattctttttttgaacGGTTATTAACTActtactataaattattttattttcgcttgttttatcattttattttagctgGATTATATCATACagtagttatttataaattttgtcaaatttgagAGAGTAACTTAATTTATACGCGctcaattttacgataaatgctttattttatacgtttgatttattattacttttaggAATACCCTAACGCACTATTCTAATGGCATATCATCtgcttatcattatttaacagCTTCTACTAATTATATTGAACTAATTACTTAATACTTTAACGGAATACTaccatattataattactagtGCTAGTtactaataaatctaaataataatcattaaccACTAATCTTTactattaacattaattagaatgacataagaatattatattataaagattataccAATAtagttacattaataatattaatatgctttgaaatttcaataatatatataaatatattccttctcagtatgtaattataagaaaatatatatataagaaaaaaaaacatattttttataagataacaTTTCTACTTtaggaaaatattgaatttaacacataaaatacatattaagtattttattcattataaaaatacaatataaaatagatcaaAGGGGAtatcttcttcttttattgtGAAGTCCATGCACGATCTGAAACAAAAACCAGTAATTTCTGaatttaactataaaataataaagaaagcaCACTCaagaataaacatattattaccAAAATAAAGGGACTGTTCCCAAGGATCCCACGGCTCCTCCACCTTCACAACTTCGTAGGGCTCCATACCAAATAATTTCGTTAGGTCGAATATGTCGAAGTCGACGCCGTTCCACTCTTCTATCTCCCTTGCTTCCTTTGTGTCGCGCCAAAGTTCCTCCAAATTTCGACGCGCCTCTCGACGCACCGCCCTCACCCACTGgcgattttctatatttatgaatCCTTCTATTTTTACGTCACTGGAGaactggaaaatataaaattatatatattttgtattaccaatattatatttattttaaattttatagaaagataCATTACCTTAtagaaattctattataataatactgctttaaaattttaagacatttatatatacttttccttttaattgatgtatcgataatataattattaatataattactcataacacatatatgtgtatattaaaacGTACTCTCATATATCCAAACTCTCAAGAAATACATTATGTAGCTATTTATGAGTagtgacaaagaaaaaataataaaaaaagggaaattTAATCTAGACATTAAGTAAGTAAAATAGgacatcacatatatatatacatgtatatatgtatatttgtataactgCAGAGATGTTAAGACATCTtgcaatattcatttttataagccCACTCTGCGCACTTATCGGGTTTGATTGCGGCGGACAACACCTTAACATTACTTCAGTATCGCTGCTCGATGTTGGTGAATGCAA is a genomic window of Cataglyphis hispanica isolate Lineage 1 chromosome 5, ULB_Chis1_1.0, whole genome shotgun sequence containing:
- the LOC126849548 gene encoding uncharacterized protein LOC126849548 translates to MPNTRSQCSNTPSETNEILTQSDLEILNQKLNEKEKMLKEHAKMLQIKQDELKNLQREIEQSRNANSDNNQHESIIKNLNEQISALVSLPEQMEQLNQRINDIQFSNPPHNQQTNYNSDYYSAQNFPRRSSPADTASPIRLKDVVDSIPKYDGHKISVFYFSKMCERALELIPGYHEYHLVQLIINKLQGHAYAAIEERVKELRAAIIDGETNAGGYIDEITKDSIERSVTTSFINGLPSDLLIRVKLEGSYTFDGALESAIQLSKTLEAENARKRTVPLSKPNFSPRADFLNKSGPPQTSNLPQYNETQHPRNNTTPFIKPLIPGIPGPNYPIGKTCRYCKNPGHLIDECRKLAYRRSTENNPSTSYSNNHNNNPGNAQSVPRFINENIILDKSETLILQGISSEPICTVGSVIIHLLNLPTYFHVVPDTVGFPQDVPKKPDSQGNKRWRMVIDYRSLNEKTIGDAYPLPNITDILDQLGSAKYFSVLDLASGFQQIPMASKDAPKTAFSTPYGHYQFKRMPFGLKNAPATFQRLMDNVLSGLQGNELFVYMDDIVIYARSLKEHEPDKCEFLRHEVAYLGHIIGADGVKPDPNKIKSISEFPIPKNEKNIKQFLGLAGYYRRFIPQFSKTAKPLTDLLKKNNTFNWQQRQTEAFNILRNALCSEPVLQYPDFTKPFVLTTDASGYAIGGVLSQGQIGKDLPIAYTSRVLNTAEQNYSTIEKECLAIIYCINHFRPYLYGKKFTIVTDHKPLVWLHSIKDPSSRLWKWRTKLAEYEYEIQYKKGSLNNNADALSRNPPINCILPLFTANPVDESSNESTFSFERRPRRPISDREMSSSPIDFSPYNQQLEDNQSASEQPNITIEEYFSDDDEMDRLIANSDEDSNQYEEIIDLNDEPQNTDRIIITENRDSLLKQSDNHVIFIYLNGTPFDNGAKEYQEANLLPNYQDLMYERANVKSLNHGKLISLPIKHNNRTNIEIQTLKNCIRSLLDVIMELQLTSFSISKTDNFDDLPWHYIIGQIQGYLRDLPVHITVCKNLVRTPPFEQREALINENHSSAHGGHKGITKTYNRLRPHYYWKNMKKDIQNFIQRCRQCQLKKLTRIKTKQPMVITDTPGSAFDKVSLDIVGPLPITNTGNQYILTMQDLLTKYSVAVPLREATSLAIADALTKNFICIYGTPKAILTDQGTNFLSALMRNLTKKFNIQHFKTTAYHPQSNGSIERSHHVLTEYLKTQVEKEKEWDNYINMAMFSYNTSVHEGTKFSPFELIFGRIARLPSAHTPIDENLEITYQQYLTDLFNKINDIQEEARKNLIAAKEKSKYYYDRKINPQNFRVGSYVFLLKEPARGKFSDQYTGPHQVIEILPQYNVKILIKNKPRIVHINKLKLAHVEPG